The following nucleotide sequence is from Oryzias latipes chromosome 20, ASM223467v1.
GCTTGTGTGCCTTTCGCTGACAGATAACATCAGGTTTCTTGTTGCTCCATGTTTCCTGGAATGAAATAATTCATCCAATTGCTCCGCTTGGCCGACTTTGCATCATGTCACAACTGGAGCCACACTGCTGTTCACTCTCTCTTCCTTGCTTCTTATGCAtcttttttcttcccctcttgTGTCTCATATATTCTCTGTTCCTCCTCCTTTCAGCCCAGTCTTAAGCAGAGGGAGGAAGAGTaatatatgctttttttttaatctcccaCATAGGATCCAAGAGTTGTAATCAATACAGATTTGGACAAAACCTGTCTCACGTACAGTTTCCCCCGTTGGGCAGGAAATCCCTGAAACCCATCCTAACGAGCTCAGACTGCTTCAAAAGCATTATATCTACCTACATAATGCATATCACATCAATAAAGTAGGAGCCATATAGGgaatatttaaatatgtatataGGGAAAAGGCTATTTTTAGTCCAGTTTGGAGTTATGCAATTGAAACACTCCTGGGTAAGTGTGATTCTGCCACAAAACTCTGCATGGCTTTCAGGCTGTCTGCATTTGTCTCATATCTGGACTGTTTAGTTTGCCTGTTTGCTGCactgtgggggtgggggggtggggggtggggggttagtGTGCTGTAACTGAGACAAAGTCAATACAGATGCTCCCTTGTCTACACCATTAGGCAGGCATATCAAATGTTTCCCTAAACAGTAAGTTGGCATGGTGTTATTTGGTGTGTCTGAGCTGCCTGCGCCAGCAAAATAGGATCTCGCGTTAATCAAGTCACCTTGACAATGCTCGTGGCTGTGAGTGAGTgtgggtttgtttgttgttcttaTAGTTGTCTTCGACAGGACGAGCAATCTGCATTTTCGTGTCTTTGGTCTGCTAAGTGATCGTTCCGTAAGGAATAGTGCAGACATATGTTCAGCCATTTAAGTCTGTTGTTTGCCCCTATTGTCCAAACTCATTGGCTGGCAGACTTCATTTGGATAAGGCGTAGACCTTTTTCTTGGCAttcccactagacagtactacTTAGACCTAATTAGACTAATGATGGTAACTCATCTTACATGAAATGCCTTTAGATTCAGCAGAATGTTGTGGCCAGGCACCCTATACCCTCTTCCAACAAACACAGTAATGATCATTGATGGAAATGCTCAGTGGCCGGAGCCTCTGGATGGAGTACCCATGTGCTTGCATCTTGTTTACCATGTCAGTCTGTCTCTATGCAAAGAGTATAAAATGATTACTCTGCATGTAGGGGCTCGCTGCAGCGCGTTGTTTTCCATCAGGTCTGCCTTCAGACATCAACTCTGTAGACGGAAACACAGCTATTTTACTCAGATTAACTGAAGAATACAATATTTGAAAgatcaaaactgacattccttaATCTGTTTAGGAAGGAAAGAATCACAGGACCAAAAGCCACATTCAGTCATTGTGTAATGAATTCATTTTGCCCCATAGATACTAAAAATACACTGAATTGCTTCTTGTAGTCTTCTGTCTCCATCTAGTGGAAGAGGATTTCTTTTGTAATCTACTGGGTCATATCAAGCCCAGTTCTCCAAATGAAGGACTTTATAATAGCCTAAACATAAGCCTGGCTTAAAGGATACTTTATCTGTTAACTTTCTCGACACTTTTCCATTATTCTGTCTTGGTTTCTTTCTTAGAAGTGCATCTTTTTCCAGGGTTTACAATCAACCAAATTTCACTGGACTTTAATACCTCTAACTCTATACCTCAAAAAATTCTAGGGTATGAACTAATGTTCTGTTAAGGAAAGGGAGTTAcctaagaaatgaaaaatacattatttgcAAGATAAAAAAGGCAGAGAAAAACTGCAACTGAAGCCATGAGGGATTTTAGAATGGCTGATGCCCGACATGCATTCTAGTGCAAGCATTTTCACGCTTGTGTTATGTTGTTTCCTCAAAGGTTTTCTGATGGCAGCAAAGCCCCTCAGGCATTGTCCAAGGATGTGTCCTACTGGAGGAGGAGAGGCCAGGACTTCACTGTGTTGCTGGACTATGCTGACTTAACGGAGTCCTATGGAGGGGTCCAGGGAGATTGCAATCGGCCAGAAGGTCAAAAAGCAAGAGGTCAAGAGCTCTCCACAGAGGACCGTCAGAGGTTTGCTCAGGAAAGGCAGCGCTGGGCAGCTCAAGCCCAGGCCCAGGCTCAAGCCCAGGCCCAGGCCCAGGCTCAGGCCCGCTCTAGAGAGAGGGAGGCAGCTCTTCATCAGTGGAGAATGGCAGCTGAAAGGAAGTGCCATAGCCTGGGGACGGAGGAGTGGAACCCAGCTGTAATATTTGGCCGCCAGCTGTCTCAGAGTGAGGGTGAGCGTTGGGCACAGGATCAGCACCGGCTCCATGCCAGGACACCGGATGGCATGGTAGTCCACCCCAGGACCAAAGTTAAATCCCAGTCTCTACCCAGGATGGTCCAACCCGAGAGCTTGCAATATATCGACGTGGTTTCGTCAGGTCAAGAACTCTACAAGCGGGTGAATGGGCACCCATTTGCACACCACCAACTGTACAGAGCACCACGCTGGGCAGAGAACGGTAGGCCTGCTAGTGCCAACCAACTCTCTATAACACCAAAACCCCGCTTCACCCGACCCCCCAGACCTCCATCCTATGAGATGCACCAGCAGATCAGGGGAAGCTGTGAGGTGCTGTCAGGTAGAGAGTCAGTCATTCCCCAAGCCCGAGACAGAACCCCCATTCCCATGTCACGACCGACTGACCCCCATTTGGACTATTTTGCACAGGATTCTGGCCCTCCAGGATATATTCCTCCTCCATCATACAAAAGAGTTCCAATAATGGGAGGGGGGCTCCGGGGATATGGAGAAATAGGTGTGGATTACAggtaaataactttttttttaatggaagtagttcaaaaacatttattttcaataatcTCATTTGGTTTTGAATTTTAACAcagttaattgtttttatttaacctttattgcTATGTATTTTATGTCAAAATTGTTGGCAATAGTAAATATtacaaactttttctgtttttgcgcTTTGGAAATATTTGCTAAAAAAAGCCATGCAAAGAAGTTAAACTGTACGTTTTTGCTGTTACACATTCAAATAACTGGTAAATGTATCATGTCATTATTGTTTTATGTCTCTCCTTGTGGTTTTTGCCTGAAGGTACAGAGGAAACATGTATCAGCAGATACACGTGGCTCCAGATGGATCTCATTGGTTTATCAGACATCCAGCCAGTTCTTGGCCTCATCCACAACGAGAGAGAAGCTTGTCCAGCCAGAAGCAGCTTTGCCCCATCTACTCCAACCAAGAGCATTCAACTGGAAGTGTTCAGTATATTCCATTTGATGATCCCCGTATTCGTCACATATCTTCAGCCCTGGGTGGGAATTCCTTGACAGATGCTGATAAGATCCGCCACATTCGTAAAGAGCTTCCCAGTGTCACTGTGTCGGAGTCTGCTACCAATGACAGTGCCTTTTTGCCCCCGCCACTGGGGCCTTTCATCACTGCCAAACCGGCAGCTGAAGCTAACCAGATATCTCCTAGCGACTTTGACAATGACAATAAGAGGTGGCGAAGCGATTTGCACAAACAGACTGTTGATAACTTCCCAGCACCAGACCAAAACTTAAACAACAGACATCTCAGAAACCAACTTCCAACTCCATCCACTTCGTCAGCCTTCCAGGTCCCATTGCCAAGAACTTCCCCTCGCCAGGGATCTAGATCAGACCAgatctttgcagaaactattaCACAGGTGAAAAAAATTGCCCCAGATTCAGGACCAGAGAACTACAGGAACACAAAAAGAAGAGTGAGTGAGACCATATTCTGTCTGGTATCTGTTCCTCTTCACACACCAACCAACATCAGCAAAGACCTAGTAGCTGATCAGAACAACAATGAGGCAATACCAAACTTAACCATGACCAAAACCGACACTTTTGCTGTAGGCCTCAAAGAGAGTCTAAATATTCGCAGCAAGTCTGTGAACGAAATGCCTATTAAATCCTGCTATTCTCATTTTCACACCAGCAACACATCCTCAATGAGGAACTACAAGAGAGCTCCTTTAAGAAAAGAGATCATCGATGCATGGGCACTCCAAGCAAATGAAGATTTATGCTATGCTAGGTCCTGGCCTGGAAACCAGTACCGTAATCAGGAAACTCAGACGGGTTCACCTTTGACGGTGGTAAAAAGCCCAGAACCTCAGAGCCCTCCATGTGGAGAGGAGCCTGCTCTGTCTGCCTCAAATGCAACTACTGACCTTGATGTCAGGTCTGACAGCAGCGCCTCCTACGGCTATCCCATGGCAGGCCAAAAACACCTTAATCCGTCCAGCAACAGCGCCTTCTCCCGTCTCAGCCCAGCACAAATGCCAACGCAACAGGACTCACCGCAGCAACCATCATCTCCTTCCAAAGCAAGTGTTCAGTCAGACCAGCAGCCATCCTCCCCTCAGAAGATCGGTTCTCCAGACAGCGCAGAGCATGTGGTATTTGGTCAGTTTCTCTTGAAGCCAGTAAACCGACGACCCTGTGATGCCATTGGTGAATTAGAGactataaataaagaaatggaaGAAACAATCAGCAAGAGACCAATCATTGGTCTGACTACTGGAGATCTAGATGGGTTTCATAAAAAGCTGGCTTGTTTAAAGTCAGAAGCCCATTTCACTTGCCCAGAACCAGGCCGGGAAGCAATCAGTCTTCCTCCACTGCACAAAGACAAGCCTAATAGTATAAAAAAGAGATCAAAGTCATTTGCCTCGACTGCTGATCTTGAATCCATGGACACGAATAATGCTTTCTCCAGGGCACAAGCAAACCACATATACCCAACAAATAAGCTTTCCACATTGGTCATCCaagaacccagagaggattCTCTCCTCTCTCCTGTTTCCTCAAACAATGAATTGAATCAGCATTGTCGGCAAGACATCCCAGTTCCTCAAGAATCCCTTCTGAGGAACGTGGGGCTAACCGTCTACACAGAAAGCCCTAGTCGGCCAATGCAGCGCTCACGTTCAGCCCCATTTCCACTTGATCATGAGGCCCCAACTCCATCAATGTCAATCTCCTTGGACACCAGGTCAGGACTTGTTAAAACCAGTTGTAGTTTGGATTTCACCTCAAATGAAAAGCCTAGGGATTGGTTAAACAGTGAGAAAACAGCTACTTCAGACAAGAAAGTAGTTTGTCTCAATGGAAGCATCTCTAGGTCTGGGAATGAAAGTTGCCAACCACTTCTGACAGAAAGTCTCCCACAAAGGAAGACAAAAGAAGTTTCTTTTGCCTTTGAGAATGAGGTTGACAAAAAATATGCCCTCCCTGAACCCCTCACCTATAAGAATGACTCAACTATAACAGATAAGCATTTAGAGAGCTTACTGATTCAGGAGAAAGCCAAAACGTTACCTGTGGAGGACCTAAGCAAGCTGTATGAGATCAAATGTGCAGAAGGCATCCCTGAAAATGAGTCTATAGAGGAGAGGGCGGCACGGATCTTGGGTATTTCTGTTCCTGTTGGGGCTTTAGGTGTGGGGGACAAACATATTGACGATAACCAGGTTGATTTAGACACCAGTCCTAGAGAGAAACGGCCAAGTCCAAATGAAGAAACAAAGAATGCGAAGGAGTGTGAGGAAGTCAAAGAGGAGCTCTTGTTAATCAAAGCTCCAACTACTGTTCAGGTCAAGGTGACAGGGTCAGGTGACGAtcaaaaagaacacaaagatGATAAAGAGAAGCACAACAGCGAACATAGAGATCATCAGGGCATAGAGATTCGGGCAGGAACAGAAAATCCTGAAATCCCACCTCTGCCTGTGACCGCTGAGGAAAAGCCAGCAGTCAGTGCATCGCACGGGGATAAGAAAGGGAAAAGTGGAGCAAGCAAAGTCATCGAATCCATCCAAGATAAGCTGAACAGTTCGTATGGTACACTTCTGGCTCTGTCGAGCACAGAAAGAAGGGCACGTTTTAAGGAGCTGGACTCTGTGTCTCGAATAAGACGCCTCAGTCTTAAAGGCCCAGACTCTGTAATAGAAGTTATTTCTAAAGATACAAATGTCAGTATTGAAGAATGTGAAGCTagcaaagaaattaaactaaatgTTGAGCAACAGCCAGCAAAGCAGGTGAAGGAGGAGAAACAAGAGCAGGAACTTCAGGATGAAAATGAGAATGGACAAGTCTGTTTGGGAAATCCTGaacgaaaaaaagaagaaaatatcagGGAGACTACAGAGAAGAGACAAAGTGAGGAGGAGATGGCCTTTCAAATTGCACTTAAAGCAAACAGGGAGCAAAGTAATAATTCACATTATGAATTAAAAATGGAGGAAGCAGAGTTGGA
It contains:
- the jcad gene encoding junctional protein associated with coronary artery disease; translation: MYSVEDLLISHGYKLPKNSASSTQTPVPTSSSHQPPPSSPPSYSKHHEALESRHGPRTANGYERGPAGAFGSISGTRQPQAYGGSSPNNNNNEPRERSQTKQEGESRGHADSHSLGESLTLDSGFSDGSKAPQALSKDVSYWRRRGQDFTVLLDYADLTESYGGVQGDCNRPEGQKARGQELSTEDRQRFAQERQRWAAQAQAQAQAQAQAQAQARSREREAALHQWRMAAERKCHSLGTEEWNPAVIFGRQLSQSEGERWAQDQHRLHARTPDGMVVHPRTKVKSQSLPRMVQPESLQYIDVVSSGQELYKRVNGHPFAHHQLYRAPRWAENGRPASANQLSITPKPRFTRPPRPPSYEMHQQIRGSCEVLSGRESVIPQARDRTPIPMSRPTDPHLDYFAQDSGPPGYIPPPSYKRVPIMGGGLRGYGEIGVDYRYRGNMYQQIHVAPDGSHWFIRHPASSWPHPQRERSLSSQKQLCPIYSNQEHSTGSVQYIPFDDPRIRHISSALGGNSLTDADKIRHIRKELPSVTVSESATNDSAFLPPPLGPFITAKPAAEANQISPSDFDNDNKRWRSDLHKQTVDNFPAPDQNLNNRHLRNQLPTPSTSSAFQVPLPRTSPRQGSRSDQIFAETITQVKKIAPDSGPENYRNTKRRVSETIFCLVSVPLHTPTNISKDLVADQNNNEAIPNLTMTKTDTFAVGLKESLNIRSKSVNEMPIKSCYSHFHTSNTSSMRNYKRAPLRKEIIDAWALQANEDLCYARSWPGNQYRNQETQTGSPLTVVKSPEPQSPPCGEEPALSASNATTDLDVRSDSSASYGYPMAGQKHLNPSSNSAFSRLSPAQMPTQQDSPQQPSSPSKASVQSDQQPSSPQKIGSPDSAEHVVFGQFLLKPVNRRPCDAIGELETINKEMEETISKRPIIGLTTGDLDGFHKKLACLKSEAHFTCPEPGREAISLPPLHKDKPNSIKKRSKSFASTADLESMDTNNAFSRAQANHIYPTNKLSTLVIQEPREDSLLSPVSSNNELNQHCRQDIPVPQESLLRNVGLTVYTESPSRPMQRSRSAPFPLDHEAPTPSMSISLDTRSGLVKTSCSLDFTSNEKPRDWLNSEKTATSDKKVVCLNGSISRSGNESCQPLLTESLPQRKTKEVSFAFENEVDKKYALPEPLTYKNDSTITDKHLESLLIQEKAKTLPVEDLSKLYEIKCAEGIPENESIEERAARILGISVPVGALGVGDKHIDDNQVDLDTSPREKRPSPNEETKNAKECEEVKEELLLIKAPTTVQVKVTGSGDDQKEHKDDKEKHNSEHRDHQGIEIRAGTENPEIPPLPVTAEEKPAVSASHGDKKGKSGASKVIESIQDKLNSSYGTLLALSSTERRARFKELDSVSRIRRLSLKGPDSVIEVISKDTNVSIEECEASKEIKLNVEQQPAKQVKEEKQEQELQDENENGQVCLGNPERKKEENIRETTEKRQSEEEMAFQIALKANREQSNNSHYELKMEEAELELKIVERDTEKPSEVTKEERNTTGASRAENAHSAEARPVPKPKRRTKLQKPPLLPKPRSVPKREITLPVSLSSGTCGHSNAEEEEEEEKLSVSDSYDPSRVERV